The Podospora pseudocomata strain CBS 415.72m chromosome 1 map unlocalized CBS415.72m_1, whole genome shotgun sequence genome has a segment encoding these proteins:
- a CDS encoding uncharacterized protein (EggNog:ENOG503Q312; COG:S), protein MALFQHPARITRRILASQIMMTTSCQASTRHIHTSAAQTAASELLKKVKGQKFVRKQLLDGNQLQKLSLTLGRRSEFCTGEPPDGTYLPYGHHLVYFTPSQFESELGADGSDTTFNSPAPFTRRMWAGGEMLWNPQVQLRIGDRVEETTEILDAKAKKSRDGSEMVLVDVEKIFASPRGVALTDRRSWIFRQPLPAPPTGSIAPVITIPTTKSHMQDDTHLKAGYTMRNLVWSPVALFQFSALTFNAHMIHFNESWTRQVEGHPNVVVHGPLNLINLMNYWRDVHSRDGAIKAKSIAYRALSPLYAEEEYTIGTEAVEEGNGETIRYRLVVKRGEVVCMRGEVVGVRPR, encoded by the exons ATGGCTCTTTTCCAGCACCCCGCGCGCATCACCCGCCGCATTCTAGCCAGCCAGATTATGATGACCACCTCCTGCCAAGCCTCCACCCGTCACATCCACACCTCCGCCGCCCAGACCGCAGCCAGTgagctgttgaagaaagTCAAAGGCCAAAAGTTCGTCCGCAAacagcttcttgatggaaACCAACTCCAGAAGCTGTCTCTTACCTTGGGCCGACGATCAGAATTCTGCACGGGGGAGCCACCAGACGGCACTTACCTTCCCTACGGTCACCACCTCGTGTacttcaccccctcccagtTCGAGTCAGAGCTAGGAGCGGATGGGTCAGACACAACATTTAACTCGCCGGCCCCATtcacgaggaggatgtgggcTGGAGGGGAGATGCTGTGGAACCCACAGGTGCAACTGAGAATAGGAGACAGAGTAGAGGAAACCACCGAGATTCTCGATGCCAAAGCGAAGAAGAGCCGTGATGGGAgtgagatggtgttggtggatgtggaaaaGATATTTGCTTCTCCTCGGGGGGTAGCTCTTACTGACAGAAG ATCATGGATCTTCCGCCAACCACTACCTGCACCGCCTACTGGCTCAATCGCTCCAGTTATTACgatacccaccaccaagtcCCATATGCAGGATGACACACATCTAAAGGCAGGGTATACCATGCGCAATCTTGTCTGGTCCCCTGTTGCGCTGTTTCAGTTCTCTGCCCTGACGTTCAACGCGCACATGATCCACTTCAACGAAAGCTGGACGAGGCAGGTGGAGGGTCACCCGAATGTGGTTGTGCATGGGCCCTTGAATCTGATTAATCTGATGAATTACTGGCGGGATGTTCACTCACGGGATGGGGCAATCAAGGCGAAGAGTATTGCTTACCGAGCTTTGTCACCGCTGtatgcggaggaggagtacaCCATTGGGACGGAGGCTGTGGAGGAAGGTAATGGGGAGACAATAAGATACAGACTGGTGGTCAAAAGGGGCGAGGTGGTTTgcatgaggggggaggttgttggtgtccGGCCAAGATAG
- a CDS encoding uncharacterized protein (EggNog:ENOG503NY73; COG:I), giving the protein MSQLTLRMITRLTRLASNHRPARHQLFSTSARRPLMSTTGFTETQLTVREAVAQVCSEFPNTYWQEHDQNEQDPKEFHAAMAKDGWLGIALPESLGGSGLGISEATMMMQTIAESGAGMAGAQSTHANVYATQPLAKFGSTAQLESTIPKIISGQWRVCFGVTEPNAGLDTLRLSTRATKQSDGSYKVTGQKIWITCAQVASKMILLARTTPLEEVRKPSEGLSLFCIDLDRSSPGLELRRIKKMGGRAVDANEVFFDNYSVGADSLIGEEGQGFKIILHGMNAERCLLAGEALGLGYAALGKAATYARERNVFKRPIGQNQGIAHPLAEVYMKLEAAKLATYHAAQLYDSSKTDKTIRQDAVGVACNSAKYLAAEAAFSACERAVLTHGGMGYAVEYDVERYFRECLVPRIAPVSREMILNYISEKILDLPRSY; this is encoded by the coding sequence ATGTCACAGTTAACCCTCCGCATGATCACCCGGTTGACGCGCCTGGCTTCCAATCACCGGCCGGCCCGCCATCAACTGttctccacctcggccagGCGGCCCCTgatgtcaacaacaggcttCACCGAAACACAGCTCACCGTTCGAGAAGCAGTCGCGCAGGTCTGCTCGGAGTTTCCCAACACCTATTGGCAAGAACACGACCAGAATGAGCAAGATCCCAAGGAGTTCCATGCTGCCATGGCCAAAGACGGCTGGCTCGGGATTGCTCTGCCAGAATCTCTTGGCGGATCCGGATTGGGAATATCTGAGGCCACCATGATGATGCAGACGATTGCGGAGTCTGGGGCAGGAATGGCGGGCGCCCAGAGCACACACGCCAATGTCTATGCTACACAGCCGCTGGCCAAGTTTGGGAGCACCGCCCAACTCGAAAGCACCATTCCGAAGATCATTTCGGGCCAATGGCGGGTTTGCTTTGGGGTGACTGAGCCGAACGCGGGACTGGATACGCTGAGACTGTCAACCAGGGCCACGAAGCAGAGCGATGGTTCTTACAAAGTGACTGGGCAAAAGATCTGGATCACTTGCGCTCAAGTGGCCTCCAAGATGATTCTGTTGGCGCGAACCACACCGCTGGAGGAGGTCAGGAAACCGAGCGAAGGGCTGTCATTATTCTGCATCGATCTTGATCGTAGCAGCCCAGGTCTTGAACTCCGACGAATCAAGAAGATGGGCGGACGGGCTGTCGATGCTAACGAGGTCTTCTTTGACAACTATTCGGTTGGTGCCGACTCGTTGATTGGCGAGGAAGGGCAAGGCTTCAAGATTATCCTGCATGGGATGAACGCTGAACGCTGCCTGCTCGCCGGCGAGGCTCTTGGTCTGGGGTATGCTGCTCTAGGAAAGGCGGCAACGTATGCTAGAGAACGTAACGTCTTCAAGAGGCCAATCGGACAGAATCAAGGAATCGCCCATCCGCTAGCAGAGGTATACATGAAGCTTGAGGCGGCGAAGTTGGCAACGTATCATGCTGCGCAGTTGTATGATTCGAGCAAGACCGATAAGACGATACGTCAAGATGCGGTGGGTGTGGCTTGCAATAGTGCAAAGTATCTGGCGGCCGAGGCAGCGTTCTCGGCGTGCGAGAGAGCCGTGTTGACGCATGGGGGAATGGGTTACGCGGTCGAGTATGACGTCGAACGGTACTTTCGAGAGTGTCTCGTGCCGAGGATTGCGCCCGTTAGTCGAGAGATGATTCTGAATTATATCAGTGAAAAGATTTTGGATCTTCCACGGAGTTATTGA
- a CDS encoding uncharacterized protein (EggNog:ENOG503PX5Q) yields the protein MSSTSAPQIPFAEGTEEYGYYERLQHVVRSRLPGMKPRVLVITDIEQDYDDLLAIIFLSEMHRMGAIEIAGCIANHHPADRRAKFLRTTLDCLNLQHVPVAIGTKGASDIVAHAPDLYYGLKNRRFHDYAERKHTPPLSGEELIDFLVDQSGKVQTPGGTPTQKLTVLLISSLQDISEAFERWKSVPGPPFPTDKFDKFISQGGYKLEGNNLWPEMGMTNNKFHRQAAKNYTRTLQGCKLKSDAWSREAAKAARLDGSFFQELFQLGPIGAHLEWVWLRQEFKFYYDPLNDPYMPQLDVGWYLNTRLNLSRKSDLFQQLAKSMPPFQEVVPLIKVIAYDCCAAVGAVGEDFMKAFHVLDPSVKQQAPLDETLSEHERLFNDNKTIHRLFGRTQDDMGGINADQLASVMEVFILGGLLATKDHAEKLLQTKSPSTAIPDHEPMQYKNTLENWEHDRQQPLITEVKRCRKELQGLKDKQADAQDSLELARTAKSHDRVRQAENTLNEVVGKQTKAEIALNAAIGRIEEDKTRGAERKLRGEYDSSTPELSGAPYELLYQRDVLGRA from the coding sequence ATGTCATCAACATCGGCGCCACAAATACCCTTCGCTGAAGGCACCGAGGAGTATGGCTACTACGAGAGACTACAACATGTCGTCAGATCCCGCCTCCCCGGTATGAAACCCCGGGTTCTTGTCATTACAGACATCGAACAAGACTACGATGACCTCCTCGCTATTATCTTTCTGAGCGAGATGCACCGCATGGGCGCCATCGAAATTGCCGGCTGCATAGCAAACCATCACCCAGCGGACAGACGCGCTAAGTTCCTTCGAACAACTCTAGACTGCCTCAACCTGCAGCATGTACCGGTTGCTATTGGCACTAAGGGTGCTAGCGACATCGTGGCCCATGCTCCAGATCTCTACTATGGCCTCAAGAACAGACGGTTTCACGACTACGCCGAGAGAAAACATACACCTCCTCTCTCAGGCGAAGAGCTCATCGACTTCCTTGTCGACCAATCCGGCAAGGTACAGACACCGGGGGGGACACCTACACAAAAGCTCACTGTTTTGCTCATCTCTTCATTACAAGACATAAGCGAAGCATTCGAGCGGTGGAAGTCAGTACCCGGCCCACCCTTCCCCACAGACAAATTCGACAAGTTCATCTCTCAAGGCGGGTATAAACTAGAGGGCAACAACCTCTGGCCAGAGATGGGCATGACAAACAACAAATTCCACCGTCAAGCGGCCAAGAACTACACTCGAACCCTTCAAGGTTGCAAGCTCAAGTCTGACGCTTGGTCTCGCGAAGCCGCGAAGGCCGCCCGTCTCGATGGCTCGTTCTTCCAGGAGCTCTTCCAACTGGGGCCTATCGGTGCTCATCTCGAGTGGGTGTGGCTAAGGCAGGAGTTCAAATTCTACTACGATCCCCTTAACGATCCATATATGCCCCAGCTCGATGTTGGATGGTATCTGAACACACGCCTCAACCTCTCTCGAAAATCGGACCTGTTCCAGCAATTAGCAAAGTCGATGCCGCCCTTCCAAGAGGTAGTCCCTCTTATCAAGGTCATTGCCTACGACTGCTGTGCCGCGGTCGGTGCAGTCGGCGAGGACTTCATGAAAGCCTTCCACGTGCTTGACCCATCCGTGAAGCAACAGGCCCCCCTCGACGAAACACTTTCCGAACACGAAAGGCTTTTCAATGACAACAAAACCATCCACCGCCTCTTCGGCCGGACACAAGACGACATGGGCGGGATCAACGCTGACCAACTAGCCAGCGTCATGGAAGTCTTTATATTAGGAGGCTTACTCGCCACAAAGGACCACGCCGAAAAGTTATTACAAACCAAGAGCCCATCCACAGCTATACCCGACCACGAACCCATGCAATACAAAAATACCCTCGAAAACTGGGAACACGACAGGCAACAGCCCCTCATCACTGAAGTCAAGAGGTGCCGGAAGGAGTTACAGGGTCTCAAAGATAAGCAAGCAGACGCACAGGACAGTCTGGAGCTGGCGAGGACAGCAAAATCACATGATAGGGTGAGACAGGCGGAAAATACCTTGAATGAGGTGGTTGGGAAGCAGACAAAGGCCGAGATTGCTTTGAACGCGGCAATTGGTAGGatcgaggaggacaagacacggggggcggagaggaagttGAGAGGAGAGTATGATTCTAGCACACCGGAGCTATCTGGGGCTCCGTATGAGCTGCTCTATCAGAGGGATGTTCTCGGGAGAGCGTAG
- a CDS encoding uncharacterized protein (COG:S; EggNog:ENOG503NW3U) yields the protein MPTILIIGTCDTKLEPLLFLRESIISFPLPIPDLEVILLDVGRNPVEHEAISISQEDLLVDCTDISNLDRGKFVEVISRQATKVVEGLLRSSKGLHGVISLGGSSGTVLAAGIMKGLPWGLPKVIVSTVASGDTGGYVGESDIGMVNSVVDIAGINGLLGEVIGNAAGGIVGSAVVFEHRKHGERGRGQERKKRLGVTMFGVTTPAVDTVRECFKEWYGDDVEVYVFHATGHGGKTMEKMVREEELDAVLDLTTTEVADFVVGGVMSAGEERMTAAVERGIPYLVSLGATDMVNFGARETVPERFKDRNLVEHNAAVTVMRTNKEEARDIGRFMVERLKNAMRPEVVRVVIPRGGTSLLSKCGEQFEDKQVDEVLFDVLQEGLKGSGIEVVEDKRDINDEGLSRMIAGLMGLLMA from the coding sequence AtgcccaccatcctcatcatcggaACGTGCGACACCAAGCTCGAACCGCTCCTCTTTTTGAGGGAATCAAtcatctccttccccttACCTATTCCCGACCTTGAGGTCATCCTCCTAGACGTGGGTCGAAACCCGGTCGAGCACGAAGCTATTTCCATATCTCAAGAGGACCTGCTGGTGGATTGCACTGATATTTCCAACCTCGACCGGGGTAAATTCGTCGAGGTAATCTCCCGCCAGGCAACGAAAGTTGTGGAAGGGCTTTTGAGGTCGTCAAAGGGGCTGCATGGGGTCATCTCTTTGGGGGGGTCATCGGGGACGGTGCTTGCAGCGGGGATTATGAAGGGTTTGCCGTGGGGTTTGCCAAAGGTCATCGTTAGTACTGTTGCTAGTGGGGATACGGGGGGGTATGTAGGGGAGAGTGATATTGGGATGGTGAACTCGGTGGTTGATATTGCTGGGATcaatgggttgttgggggaggtgattggGAATGCGGCGGGCGGGATTGTTGGTTCTGCAGTAGTGTTTGAACATAGAAAGCacggggagaggggaaggggacaagagaggaagaaaaggttGGGGGTCACGATGTTTGGGGTTACTACTCCTGCTGTTGACACAGTTCGTGAATGTTTCAAGGAGTGGTATGGGGACGATGTGGAGGTGTATGTTTTTCATGCTACTGGTCATGGGGGGAAgacgatggagaagatggtgagggAAGAGGAGTTGGATGCCGTGTTGGATTTGACCACAACGGAGGTGGCAGATtttgtggtggggggtgtgatgagtgctggggaggagaggatgacggcggcggttGAGAGGGGGATTCCATATTTGGTTTCGTTGGGGGCAACGGATATGGTTAACTTTGGGGCGAGGGAAACGGTGCCGGAGCGGTTCAAAGACAGAAATTTGGTGGAGCATAATGCTGCTGTTACTGTCATGAGGACGAACAAGGAGGAAGCGAGGGACATTGGGAGGTTtatggtggagaggttgaaaaATGCTATGAGGCCGGAGGTAGTCAGAGTGGTGATTCCGAGGGGTGGGACAAGCTTGCTTTCGAAATGTGGTGAGCAGTTTGAGGATAAGCAGGTTGACGAGGTATTGTTTGATGTGTTGCAGGAGGGCTTAAAGGGGAGTGGgattgaggtggtggaggacaaAAGAGATATTAACGATGAGGGTTTGTCGAGGATGATTGCTGGGTTAATGGGGCTATTGATGGCTTAG
- a CDS encoding uncharacterized protein (EggNog:ENOG503NYII; COG:S) — MPPPTDRHEILHRLRSQINAGIPILGSGAGIGLSAKFVESAGGDLIIIYNSGRFRMAGRGSLAGLMPYGNANDIMLEMAKEILPIVHHTPVLAGICASDPYLPSCLPSYLRHLKSLGLCGIQNFPTVGLIDGQFRVHLEQTGMGYDLEVNLIKEARALEMLTTPYVFNPDEARLMAKAGADIVVAHMGLTTGGSIGAQEAEGGNSKALGDCVERVQAIRDAVYAVNPEIIVLCHGGAIASPEDAGYVLERTKGVHGFYGASSIERLPVEKAITEVTRAFKGLKMGERR; from the exons ATGCCACCCCCCACCGACCGCCACGaaatcctccaccgcctccgctcCCAAATCAACGCcggcatccccatcctcggcTCCGGAGCCGGCATAGGTCTCTCCGCGAAATTCGTCGAGTCTGCCGGCGGCGACCTAATAATAATTTACAACAGCGGCCGCTTCCGCATGGCCGGCCGCGGCTCCCTAGCCGGTCTCATGCCCTACGGCAACGCCAACGACATTATGCTCGAAATG GCAAAAGAAATACTTCCCATAGTCCATCACACCCCCGTCCTAGCTGGCATCTGCGCCTCAGACCCCTACCTCCCCTCCTGCCTCCCCTCCTACCTCCGTCACCTCAAATCCCTCGGCCTCTGCGGCATCCAAAACTTTCCCACCGTCGGCCTCATCGACGGTCAGTTCCGTGTTCACCTCGAACAAACCGGCATGGGGTACGATCTAGAAGTTAATCTCATCAAGGAGGCCCGGGCGTTGGAAATGCTGACCACACCCTACGTCTTCAACCCAGACGAAGCCAGACTCATGGCCAAGGCTGGGGCGGATATTGTCGTGGCGCATATGGGGTTGACGACGGGGGGTTCGATTGGTGCGCaggaggccgaggggggGAATAGTAAGGCGTTGGGTGACTGTGTGGAACGGGTGCAGGCGATTAGAGATGCGGTGTATGCGGTCAATCCCGAGATTATCGTGCTTTGTCATGGGGGTGCGATTGCCAGCCCAGAGGATGCGGGGTATGTGCTGGAACGAACCAAGGGGGTGCATGGGTTTTACGGGGCGAGTTCGATTGAGAGGTTACCGGTTGAGAAGGCGATTACTGAGGTGACGAGGGCGTTTAAGGGGCTAAAGATGGGGGAGCGGAGGTGA
- a CDS encoding uncharacterized protein (COG:K; EggNog:ENOG503PD7J), producing MQAQTTSKEAGSFVESGVHGSAMSSTLPSQGQPPVAELTLPPMPRRQSCDRCHELKVRCVTDGHDNNTLGLGVVGEESEASRGRSVIAPIPCARCSKAGAVCIFSPQLRSGRPRVHRHPVRKRARRSSRCPSSPAELSPTHSQSPSPRPPAFNFPLPETRPGIERQSQSRTAPLLLSTTASPNFDVVYRRPDLNTPTTLLSDFGLPGHQGHFPNRQDHLHPLPHTAEDSSSEFGPSFSESILSATSATTDNTWMFSGSAENLLEEATQANLRINRAGRMLSTLARALLTIASPAINEIFDAGCSLISFMDRYAARQMISPHIPLERRRASSDVYRIPHGAIGSSAPISKATDTAISLMALASHQMLLGIFEDLCSSFLSQINSGQAATPPNTPSTGAFFGSSHSQMLAIINLISHLMEQLDRALRSLAVGQQDAPEGSEGLIAAASVAVASTHDAEFDHALGFGHPPPPSQAHQEPDFDGQKHNRRMPQTLQEGVVSVIFNQVEQRHTRAREQVLMLRRLLGGRS from the exons ATGCAAGCACAGACGACAAGCAAGGAGGCGGGTTCCTTCGTCGAGTCTGGGGTGCACGGCTCCGCCATGTCATCAACCCTTCCATCGCAAGGGCAGCCGCCTGTCGCCGAGCTCACACTACCACCCATGCCCAGGAGGCAGTCGTGCGATCGTTGTCACGAACTCAAGGTCCGCTGTGTCACGGATGGGCATGACAACAATACACTCGGTCTCGGGGTCGTAGGCGAAGAGAGTGAAGCTAGTCGTGGGAGGTCGGTGATAGCGCCAATACCTTGTGCAAGGTGCTCCAAGGCAGGGGCGGTTTGCATTTTCAGTC CCCAGCTCCGGTCCGGCCGTCCAAGGGTACACCGACATCCGGTTAGGAAAAGAGCGAGGCGGTCATCCAGATGtccatcctcaccagccGAACTCTCCCCAACTCATTCCCAGTCCCCATCACCGAGACCCCCTGCATTCAACTTCCCACTACCGGAGACCAGGCCAGGTATTGAAAGACAATCACAATCCCGAACAGCGCCCTTACTTCTGTCGACAACTGCATCGCCAAACTTTGACGTTGTCTATAGGAGACCCGATTTGAACACTCCAACAACACTTCTGTCAGACTTTGGGTTGCCAGGACACCAAGGTCATTTCCCCAATAGACAGGaccacctccatcctctgCCACATACGGCCGAAGATTCCAGTAGTGAATTTGGGCCTTCTTTTTCCGAAAGCATACTTAGCGCAACCTCAGCGACAACCGACAATACATGGATGTTTTCCGGCTCAGCCGAAAATCTTCTTGAAGAAGCCACTCAAGCCAACCTCCGCATCAATCGCGCTGGAAGAATGTTGAGTACCCTCGCCCGAGCGCTGTTGACaatagcttcaccagcgATCAATGAAATCTTCGATGCAGGCTGCTCACTGATCAGCTTCATGGACCGTTACGCCGCACGACAAATGATATCACCCCACATACCCCTCGAAAGGAGGAGAGCCAGTTCTGATGTGTATAGAATACCCCATGGCGCCATAGGAAGCTCAGCACCCATCAGCAAGGCTACCGATACTGCCATTTCTCTCATGGCTCTGGCCTCCCACCAAATGCTCTTGGGCATTTTTGAAGATCTTTGCAGTTCATTTCTCTCGCAAATCAACTCGGGTCAGGcagccacaccacccaacacGCCATCAACGGGGGCCTTCTTTGGCTCATCGCACAGTCAGATGCTTGCCATTATCAACTTGATCAGCCATCTCATGGAGCAGCTAGATCGTGCTCTGCGATCACTGGCAGTTGGCCAACAAGACGCTCCCGAAGGTTCCGAAGGGCTTATCGCGGCGGCAtcggtggcggtggcttCGACACATGACGCCGAGTTTGATCATGCGCTGGGCTTTGgtcatcctccaccgcctaGCCAGGCACATCAAGAACCGGATTTCGACGGGCAGAAACACAACAGAAGAATGCCACAAACGCTACAGGAAGGTGTAGTCAGCGTAATCTTCAATCAGGTGGAGCAGCGGCACACTCGAGCAAGAGAACAAGTCCTTATGTTGAGAAGGTTGTTaggggggagaagttga
- a CDS encoding uncharacterized protein (COG:C; EggNog:ENOG503NXGC) has protein sequence METTAVVNLPRTARQLPNPKCETGPCSGGGLGLIRLSFLNIYFHGERPCGHYDFSKRPPAMEPQETGAPYKRLVSPHDPPLRILIVGAGLGGCAAAIALHHHGHEVVAVLDKVRNFTRLGDSLGLGENAYKLLARWGCNIKEIQEIGNQAPTMKIRRWHDGKVLAEQPLMDMAGYIGHRGDYHDIFLKWVRDRNIPILMSSDVTSYTDTKPPTLTLSTGKSLSADLIVAADGIKSLARPLVLSHHDDPISSGYACFRAYFSPSEEMKADPARNAFLSQDSVNFWIGPDTHVVQNTLRGGGEFNWILTHKDDGDIPESWFQPGDMDEVRKLVADIDPDIRYAIMSTDRCLDWKICYRKPLSTWVSPKSHRIVLLGDSCHAHLPTSAQGASQATESAGVLAVCLGLVGRDEVEVATRAYEKLRFPRVRVSQTHGEDLRDRWHNILKNVDDNVDIDPEMVKIKNRPLYAFDAEKDAVEKWDGVASRIRRELMTGQIEPLCDE, from the exons ATGGAGACAACTGCCGTGGTAAATCTCCCCCGCACTGCACGTCAGCTTCCAAACCCCAAATGTGAAACCGGACCCTGCAGCGGGGGTGGTCTAGGATTGATTAGACTCTCTTTCCTGAATATTTATTTTCATGGAGAAAGACCATGCGGACATTACGATTTCTCAAAGCGACCCCCAGCCATGGAACCCCAGGAAACAGGAGCACCATACAAAAGACTTGTATCACCTCATGATCCTCCCCTTAGGA TCCTTATCGTCGGTGCTGGCCTGGGAGGATGCGCTGCAGCCAttgccctccaccaccacggccacgaAGTAGTCGCAGTCCTAGACAAAGTCCGCAACTTCACCCGCCTCGGCGACTCCCTCGGGCTAGGAGAAAATGCCTACAAACTCCTCGCCCGATGGGGCTGCAACATCAAAGAAATTCAAGAAATCGGCAACCAGGCCCCCACCATGAAAATCAGGCGTTGGCACGACGGGAAAGTTCTTGCTGAGCAACCCCTGATGGACATGGCAGGATATATCGGTCACCGCGGTGACTACCACGACATCTTCCTCAAATG GGTCCGCGATAGaaacatccccatcctcatgTCCTCCGACGTAACCTCCTACACTGAcacaaaaccaccaaccctaaccctctcgACTGGCAAGTCCCTCTCCGCCGACCTCATAGTCGCAGCAGACGGCATCAAATCCCTCGCCCGccccctcgtcctctcccaccacgaCGACCCCATCTCCAGCGGCTACGCCTGTTTCCGCGCTTACTTCTCCCCTTCCGAGGAAATGAAAGCAGACCCAGCCCGCAACGCGTTCCTCTCCCAAGACAGCGTAAACTTTTGGATCGGGCCCGACACCCACGTCGTTCAGAACACACtccgaggagggggggagttCAACTGGATACTTACTCACAAAGACGACGGGGACATTCCCGAGTCGTGGTTTCAGCCGGGGGATATGGACGAAGTCCGGAAGTTGGTGGCAGATATTGATCCTGATATCAGGTATGCGATCATGTCTACGGACAGGTGTCTAGACTGGAAAATCTGCTACCGGAAACCGTTGTCTACGTGGGTGTCACCAAAGTCGCATCGGATTGTCTTGCTGGGGGACAGCTGTCATGCTCATCTGCCGACGTCGGCACAGGGGGCTAGTCAGGCGACGGAGAGTGCGGGTGTTTTGGCGGTTTGTCTGGGTTTGGTAGGGAGGGACGAAGTCGAGGTTGCTACCAGGGCCTACGAGAAGCTCCGCTTCCCGAGGGTGAGGGTAAGTCAAACCCATGGGGAGGATTTGCGAGATCGATGGCACAATATTCTCAAGAATGTGGATGATAATGTGGATATTGATCCAGAAATGGTGAAAATTAAG AACCGACCATTATACGCATTCGACGCAGAAAAAGATGCCGTTGAGAAATGGGATGGGGTAGCGTCGAGAATCCGGCGGGAGTTGATGACGGGTCAGATAGAGCCTCTCTGCGATGAATGA